tcatattttattaaaaagttcATGTAAGGCTCCAAACCTTTTGAAATTCATCTCTTGTCCGTGTAGTTTGCTTAGGGAAATTGCCTTATTCCAACTTTATCTGCTCCTAGTTCGTTGACAACAGCTTAAACTACTTCAAAAGCAATCGGCAGCATCTCCTCACCTCCACCATATTGGACTGTCTCATCATTCACTTCATCTTTTGTAAATCAAGCAATTGGGCAGGAAGGAGACCAGTGGATTTCAACTTCCACCGGAACCCTACAAATAATAACAGGAGATGATCAAAAGGGTACAAGCTGCTTTGATAATTGACCTCCGAAAAAGGTGCAAGACTTGTTTAAAAAACCAGGAATAACTTCTAACACTTCAACAGTCAAAAGACACTGATTGTTTCATTCCCATGAAACCTTGGTGGATTAACTCCcatctaaaattataatcagaccacaaaagaaacaaagttaccAATAGACACCTATTACTATTTCTAAGAGGATCTAGAAAATGCAAGAAACAAGTTTCCATTTACCTGTCAATAGCAACATGGACCCCTTGTTTTAGTAAAACCTCTGAGGTGATCTGGGTGATGGATACACCATTTTCCTCATTTAAGTAGTTGagccttaattaaaaaaaaaatgtgataatgTCTTAGAATGATCTTTAATCACTTCTCCACTGCTGTAATAAATGAAAAGGCTCGTTTCTTCCATGTCAGTAATTCAAGGATACATCAATTTTCATACAAGAGAGAGCCAATATGAAGTGCAGAGGGTGCAAACAATCAACTGAtcatacaaaagaaaataaacggCAGAAATTCTCAAATTGAAAGGATTAACcatggaaggaaaaaaagaattgaacaGAAAAACATAGGAGATGGAGTGCCAGGAAGAAATGCCTCCACTTCTTCTACAATTATAGGAATGGTCAAAAGGGAATCATGCGTGCAGGTTTTCCTGTGCAGTAACCCTAGTGCTCAAGGACCACATataacaataaagaaaagaaaaaaatatatatatacatatatatattgccAAACACACAATTGAAAATCATTACAACGAAAACAAaacttatgaaagaaaaaattcatgttttgcaGGATTAATGCACTTCTCTTTTGCACAAGGGTTTGTAAGCAGTCTTGTTGAAATATAGTTCTACATGTTCAGTGATCAATATGTTACACGTAGAATCAGAGAAGAGGGAACTTTTAAAATACCGTTAAGTCAAACGGTGCGTTTTGATATTTCAGTTATAACCAATGTTATGCGTTTAATATTCAATTGTAAAAGCCACGTGCTTATGGTCATAAGGACGAAAACTGTTATATATAGTGGAAATTTGTTACTAACAGAGGGCATGAAATAGAATGAGATAACAAATTCCTTGATCTTCGGAACACACTCTctagctctctctctcactccTACATTCTTCATCAATAAACAATGAAGCTGCCTCTTTACCTATCCTTACTATCATTTTCTTATTGATCACTAACCCTAACAGTGATATTATTGTCAAGCATTCACGAACCTAAAAAGGTTGCACCACAATAACATGCATATATCTCAATAAAGTGTGGGAGTATAACAGTAGCAGCAGTTATGGCCCCATATCATGCGCGTTGGTGTGAGCGGCTGAGTGTTCCTCAATTGGAAGTCCAATCACCAAGCAAAAGGTCTCTATGCCTTGAGCATGCACTCCTAATAAACAAATTTTCCATGTAttcaatttcttgatttttatcttCAATTGTTGGGAACTAATAAAGTTCTTATGCTAAACTCTAATTAATGAACCTACAAATACCTTCAAATTGTATTGGATTAAATTCAAGTATCGTAGACATTCCCCATTTCCATCCccaatcatttttaatttcccatttattgaaaaagaaatcccattattggtttgtttttcaTCCAATTATATGGATCAATCAACACTGatgaaattgacattttgtttaTAGAATAATACAACAATTTTATCTAATTCCATACAAGACTATGGAATGTCTAAAACATGTATGAATAGAGGAATAAAGAGAATTTTAATTGCAGTGGATACAActggaaaagaagagaaattccACTTAACTTAGACTtgtgaaattttatataaaataacaaaaaatgattcaatttctactattatttatgatattacaTATTCCAATACAATTAGATAcctgttaaataaataattcggGATTTGATCTTTTCAATGATATGACAACCCAATAGTCAGAAACAATATAAAGTTGTTTTTCTAGCTCTTTCTACTTGATAAAATAGACACTAACTTGAAATTGCATAAGAGAAGAAAGTGTAGAAAAGAGCTTCAGAAGTACCTGGCGCTAGGTATTTGCTTATTATAGATAGGGTAGGCATAAGGGATCAAATTATCTTACTCACACTTATTAAAGGGTATTCGACACATTATTTATCATCTGAGAGGAAACACTACAATTATATGCAAATGATGAAGAGAACATGGGTTGCACATGGTGGTTGATTGGCTTCTTGATGAATATTTGTTGAGGGATAAATTAACAATCTATATGGAGATACAGAATATGTGTCATCTTAAACCGCTTGTTTGGCTTGATTGCCTTGATGAATAGCATGATTTTAGTTAGTTATTTCACCACTACAGATAGCGAGATGCCATAAGAAATGAAATACGGTGTGTGAGCATGTAAGAGGTTGACTTTGACAAGACAACAATTGCGCAAACCACTTGGCCAACTTTGAAGTCAGAGAAAGAAGAATGGTACCTGATTCTCTTGTTCACTTTCAATCAGCAGAAACTAGTAACAATCTGCAGGTTCTACCACCATCATGGTTACTGGATTGCAAAATTCTATCCGGACTTCATTTGTAGAAAACGAACATCCTGTATGATAACACAGGGAATGAAGGCAATCATGGACCAATAACGTCCATTCTTTcttgagcatttttttttcagaaggGGGCAAAATTCAATATGCAGGGACCCAAGCGTAGCAGGGAAGCCTTCCGTAGGCAAGAAACAGAGTTTAGGGCAGTctgaaatcattaaaatttcaaGAGACATGAGACGATTGAGGCCCTTTGATATGGACTTCAGACCCTTGAAACTCAAGATGTAAAGAGAGGTTAGTGAAGTGGGAAGAAGTTGACCCTCATCATCGGGAAAGGAAACCATATTTGTACAAGGACTTGTGCATTCAATTACAAGTCGTTTAAGAAAGATGAGTGTGTGGAGTCCCCAGTCTAACATTGACTCTGTGACATTCTCACAATAATGGATCTCAAATTCAATTAAGTTTGGAGGCAAACCCCcttttgaaaaagaaacaagacTGTGACAATGATATACACTAAACTCTTGAAGAGAAACTAGGCAGTCCATATGATCAGGTAGAGACCTCAAATTCTCACATTTCCATATGCTTAAAGAAATAAGATTTGGAGTGATCAATCCCATTTCTGGGAATGATTCTAACATAGAACACCCACTTATTTCCAGCTCAGTGAGAAGAGATAGGTCACATAAGGACTCCAGTGACTGCATTGTGCAATAGCCAATTTCAAGCGTCTTAAGAGACCCAGGAAATTCAAAAGCTGGGAAGGGCAAGAGAGGTAGACCTTCTATGGTCAAATGCTCAAGACGAGACAACTCCTTTCTATCACCGCCATCATACACAATTCCCCCATGTAGATTCTCGAGAATTTTGCACCATGAAATTGCCAATGACTTCAGTGTGATGGGCAACATTCCTCTTGGAATGGACTTGAGAGATGGACACCAACTAATTAGCAACTCTTCAAGAAGGCACTGGCTGCTCTTACAGCCATTCATTGTCATCACCATCCCATCAGGCAATGACTTCAGCGAATCACACCGTGAAATCTCAAGACGTTGGAGAGTGTATGGCAAACCTCCTGGAAAGGACACTAGTTTTGGGCAATAATCAACTTTCAAATTTCTGAGTGAACCAAGGAACTGCAACCCACTTGGCAGCTGTTCCAGGTCACCAAATTTCTCAAGCTCAACTAATGACACAAGCTGCTCGAACTTCTTGATCTCTAAATGCTTCATACTTGCAAGTTCATGTAAATCAGTTCCATCTTGCCACAGGTACATCAAATCATTGCAGTTTGCAATTTCCAGATCTTGAAGTGCCACCAGGGCTTGTAAAAAATCACTACTTAAACAAACAAGGCCATTGATGCTCCCAACTTTTAAAGTAGTAAGGGAGGGCATAGAAGACATATGGTTTAGAATTGCCTCGTTACACCCTTCAACAATCAATTCACAAAGACATGGAAGTATTTCAGGTAAGGCTACTAACTCCGGGCAATAGCAAATAGAAAGCTTTTTCACAGATGGAAGGTGACTTGGCAACTTCCCAGCCAACATGGGACAATTTATTATTGTAAGGTCACGTAGATTAGGAAATTCCCCTACTTCCTCTTGGTTGAGTCCATTAGACCAGGACCATTGCTTCCAATTCAACATATCCTCAATTATTAGACCCTCCAGAGATGGAAAAGCCTTGACAGAAGAACCAACCCCCAAAAACTCAGCACCAACTGTTGTTACCTTATCCATGCCTCTTATGCTCAAATCTCTAAGTAAAGGTAGTTGTCCTAGTGATGGTAATGATGTGATTTTATGGCATCCACGAAGTTGTAGGCACACCATATTAGTGAATGAGTGATCCCCCAACCATGATGGGAATGTTGTGCCACCATATGACATAATTGAAAGCTTTTGTAGAGTTTGATGAGGTTCTAGAAGGTTGAGGAGCTGCAATTCCCTTGCTTCACTTTGAAAACCATTGACATTATGAATCCATTCCAAGGATAATTCACTAAGGCCCCTCTTCTCCTTTAGAATGGCAAGCTCCGTGTCTTGAACATCCACCACATTATGTAGCCCTGTGATATTAAGTTGTCCTTGAAGATGGGAAAGTTTCATCAACTCTCTTATCCCAAGCCCTTTTCCCATGATAAACTTTGGCAAGGTATGGAGGTTTGTCAAATTACCTATCTGAGGTGGCATCTCTTGCAAACTATCTGTCCCGCTAATGTCAAGGTACTGCAAGTCAATTAGATTGTCAATGCCTATAGGTAACTTAATAAGTTTCTTGCAGCCCCTCAATCCCAGTGTCTGCAGCCGAAATACTTCACATAGTGATTCAGGTAACACTTCAATTTCAGTATAAGACAAGTTAAGGTACCGTAAATGCTTTAATGCACAAATAGAACTTGGCAGCTCTACTAAACAATAACCAGCTAGAGATAGCACAGCCAAACGTTTTAAGTGTGGAACCAAGTCATGCAACACCTTACTGGTCAAGTGGTTATATGATGGTGAAAAAATTGGCAACGGTAAGAAAGTTCGTAAACTTTTCATCTCATAAAAGACTTCAAACCTTTGGGAGATGTCGTAACGGTGACGAGTGAATGATGAATGGCGAACCTTTGCGTGCGATGGTGAATCCTCAAGCTTATCACCCAAATGAAAGCATACTTCTCCGCTAACAAACTGAGCTAGTTCACTTATTAGGTCATGCATAACATACCGGACATTGTTGGCACTGGACTGCTGAAAGAAGGATCTTGATAATAAATCATGAAAGTATTCCTTGCCTATGTCTTTCAtctgtttcttttcctttggtTGCTGCAGAAAACCCTCTGCCATCCACAACGAAACCAATTCATTCTTGTCAAATTCGTAGTCCTTTGGAAAAATTGCACAATATGCAAAGCACTGCTTTAAATGAGAAGGAAGGTGATGATAGCTCAATCTCAGGGCTGGAAGGATCTCACTATTCTCTTCTGGTAAATCCCACATTTTGCTATTCAATACAACCTTCCACTCTTTAGAATCCCGTTTACCACGCAGTAGGCCTCCAAGCGTCTTTGCTGCCAAAGGTAATCCCCTGCACCTTTTAACTATCTCTTCGCCTATTTCTTTCAAATCTGGATAATCATCAAAATTACTTGCATCTAAAGCATGTTTGGCAAATAGCAACAGACAATCATCATCCGACAGCTCCTTCAGTGCATAAGCATAAATTGAACCCGTCATTAATGAGACTCCTTCGTTACGAGTGGTGATAATAACTTTGCTTCCTCGTGCCCCGCTGGCAAATGGGCTACAAAGAGCAGTCCATTCCTCGTAGTTCTCACTCCAAACATCatctaaaacaatcaaaaacttCTTGCCAGACAGCTTCTCCTTCAGCTGCACTTGAAGCAAATTTAAATCACATCCCGCAGCAGAActatcaaaactcaaaattgTTTTGGTTATCCTaagcacatcaaaatcatcagaAACACAAACCCATGCTTTATAATCAAACTCAACACTCTTGTCATTATACACTAGCTGCACAAGAGTTGTTTTGCCGACACCTCCAAAACCAATAATTGAAATCACAGAGAACGGCGACCCATTTGCTGCTTCACCACCTCTCATCAACAATTCAACCAGAACCTCCTTATCCTTTCCCCTCCCATAGACACGTGGTTTTTCTTCCATCAACGACGTTGTGGGCAGTCTTTCATTGAATCTACTCAAACTCCACTCGCTCAAGTCCAAGAGATCCTTTTCTGCAACAATCTCTTGCAATCTCGAAGTGATCTCCTCTAGCTTGGACCACCCCATCTTGCCAATACCAGCAGAAAAACAAGATGGGACCAGATTCTTGCCTAATTTACTCTTCCTCCTCTTGTAGCGGTAAGTTTGAGACCAGGCTTCATTTTCAAACTCTTCCAAGACATCCTGGACATCATACGCCAAATCTCGGAGATTGTTAAGCCATAATTTGACGGCCTGGTTAGTTATTTGTTTCTCTTCGGCATCAGTCAGAACCGCGCGAATCTCCAACAACCTTAATTCCCATTTCTTAAGTTCGCTGtcaatttccttttcctttttgctAGCAAACTTAAGAAAACTAGCAGAAGCCAACTTTTCGAACAAAGGCTGAAGAATAGCAGAGGTAATAACTTCTACAACAGCcatctttatttcttctttctgtTGAATCAGTCTgcaaacaaaattcaaattttgaagTAATTAGAATATTTAGAGCATtgagaaatcaaattaaaataaaaatgaagggaCGAGACTACTAGTTCTCAGCATTTTTACATCAGTAaagcaagataaaaatatatatatatatatacacacacacatcaaAGTTCGTTAattccctcctcctcctccttgttCTGTAAATAAATTGCCGATTTGTTTGATAATCTATCCACTAGATCAAATTCccaaaaggaaatgaagaggcAGGGTATTATCTATAACATGATACAATACATTCTCTACAACGTCTACTGCTACTGCTGTCCTCCGTCTCGTACCATTTCAATGTTAAGAAGAAAACGTACCGTTTTTACTCTCCTCCCCGGCTCTGGTTGctacttttgagaaaagaaaaaagcaagtCAGTAGACGACGATAGACGGTTTCTATTCTCTCGATCTCGGATGTTTAAAGCGCGTGTCGTTTAGAATAGCTTTCCTATGCAAgtgtactttttttttgtattttaaaaataatatatatttattcaagagaaaaaaattatttaaccctTTTGGGTCCCCACTCCCCAACACCcgggaattttattttatttttgatttatttattgatatctttttttaatgtcttttttaataaataatttttaaatttatatttcaattaatataacttatttttttattttcttatttaaatatttttggatagagatttctataaaattattttgtgtgtttaattcttgaagtgatttttatttatatttttttttattttttgtatggatgaactttatttttttaagtaaaaaatatttattttctaataatatttataatatgtgtagccttatataatatatttttttcttttatttttatgcaaacaatttaatatatttatttatttctatcattgcttgattgaataaagaaactattttaattaaataaatttaacaaataggATAAATATCCCGTCttatgagattaaatatcttgatctataattttttattaattttttttagttctatttttagttattgttaattattttttaatttattagcaCATATATTTCtcgatttatttttatcacttgtatacataaacttttttatctacaattaaaaaaagttttagctacaaaaatacatcaaaaaaacctacatatataaaaaaaaatttatataagagATAAAAGTAAATGACCCGAGGTAGATCATGAGTTACATAACTAGTATATACTGcgtattgatattttatttttttagtgttgtttGAATGCTttgctttttaatattatatatttatttttaattatttacattttgaccaaataaaaaaaccatattgtaagtttttatttaagatttatattgcatgtttttttttatcttatatgtATGTGTGagtgtctatatatatagttgttcaaagatttattttaaattagagtttaaattatatttcataaatattcttattgtttttcaattaagtctttttcaaataaaaaaatcaaatcatgtaatatcatttcttgtaattttggtttttttaaaaaaaaaaagactcaattACCTTAAGAATTTCCGATGCATAGCATCGAGTATATagttatttatatcattttttaaatattattttattgtttacaataatattattgaaaaaaatagttgataaaaaattatacaaatacTTAATCAAATGGAATCAACAAGCAAGATTCGATTGAATAAGTGCGATACAAAACGAATTATAGAAGTTTGTTGTTATTGCACTTAGATTtggacaaaagaaaaaactaacaaCTTAAGTTATAATTCTTGCTATGGGCTTCGTATTAtgatgaaaacatatttttataaggTCAAGGTGAAGGACCGGCAGCAGCCGGATCTTATCCTGTTTTCAGGATAGTTTATGGTTTTTATCAGATAATGTAATTGTTATAGAATAGCTACTATGCCTAGAAAATAACTAGTAGtgtattattagttattttttaagatttatttttcaaaaaatatatatatataaagaaaaggagaaattcGATGTAAAAATGTTTCTTCCATAAAACACTGCAAAAGATAAGTAAAATCTATGGGGTCGGTTTTAGAGAGATTACCTGTACAAAGGCCCCGCCATTGCCGTATCTGAAGATGGACTCCATAACACCAAGACTGCAATGTGCACAGGAAAACATGAATTCATCCTCTCCCTCTAACAAATTCTTCAAACCCCGAGTGAGGATTCTCAATGCTTAGATGGCGGGCACAAATGGACCCTAAACAAGCACTTCCAAGATTTCAAGTTAAAGCACTTTTGGAGCAAAATTGAGCACTAGATTGCTTCCTTGAAGATAATACAGAGCAATTACCGTACGAATTGTCTAATCAAAGATATTCCTCGTAACTTGTACAGTCCAAGCCAAGCTTAACAGCAACTATATAATGATCAAAGGAGGAAAGTAGATATTCAAAGCTCCAATCACAACTTAAATCCACAAAGACATCCTCAACAATCCAACTGCGAGCATAAGATTGGTGGGCTGGCTCAAATCACGGAATTTCAAAACAGGTTCAAGCAATTTGATCACAATCTAGCAGCAATATCCAATTCTTTGAGTGACCCAACAATCATGTAAGCCATTGCCACTTGCAATAGCAGTAAGATAAATTCCAGCACCATCACTGATAGGCCTTTTGGAAGCAAATTAAGAGAATTCCAGCTGAT
This genomic interval from Populus alba chromosome 1, ASM523922v2, whole genome shotgun sequence contains the following:
- the LOC118047090 gene encoding putative disease resistance RPP13-like protein 1 isoform X2, yielding MAVVEVITSAILQPLFEKLASASFLKFASKKEKEIDSELKKWELRLLEIRAVLTDAEEKQITNQAVKLWLNNLRDLAYDVQDVLEEFENEAWSQTYRYKRRKSKLGKNLVPSCFSAGIGKMGWSKLEEITSRLQEIVAEKDLLDLSEWSLSRFNERLPTTSLMEEKPRVYGRGKDKEVLVELLMRGGEAANGSPFSVISIIGFGGVGKTTLVQLVYNDKSVEFDYKAWVCVSDDFDVLRITKTILSFDSSAAGCDLNLLQVQLKEKLSGKKFLIVLDDVWSENYEEWTALCSPFASGARGSKVIITTRNEGVSLMTGSIYAYALKELSDDDCLLLFAKHALDASNFDDYPDLKEIGEEIVKRCRGLPLAAKTLGGLLRGKRDSKEWKVVLNSKMWDLPEENSEILPALRLSYHHLPSHLKQCFAYCAIFPKDYEFDKNELVSLWMAEGFLQQPKEKKQMKDIGKEYFHDLLSRSFFQQSSANNVRYVMHDLISELAQFVSGEVCFHLGDKLEDSPSHAKVRHSSFTRHRYDISQRFEVFYEMKSLRTFLPLPIFSPSYNHLTSKVLHDLVPHLKRLAVLSLAGYCLVELPSSICALKHLRYLNLSYTEIEVLPESLCEVFRLQTLGLRGCKKLIKLPIGIDNLIDLQYLDISGTDSLQEMPPQIGNLTNLHTLPKFIMGKGLGIRELMKLSHLQGQLNITGLHNVVDVQDTELAILKEKRGLSELSLEWIHNVNGFQSEARELQLLNLLEPHQTLQKLSIMSYGGTTFPSWLGDHSFTNMVCLQLRGCHKITSLPSLGQLPLLRDLSIRGMDKVTTVGAEFLGVGSSVKAFPSLEGLIIEDMLNWKQWSWSNGLNQEEVGEFPNLRDLTIINCPMLAGKLPSHLPSVKKLSICYCPELVALPEILPCLCELIVEGCNEAILNHMSSMPSLTTLKVGSINGLVCLSSDFLQALVALQDLEIANCNDLMYLWQDGTDLHELASMKHLEIKKFEQLVSLVELEKFGDLEQLPSGLQFLGSLRNLKVDYCPKLVSFPGGLPYTLQRLEISRCDSLKSLPDGMVMTMNGCKSSQCLLEELLISWCPSLKSIPRGMLPITLKSLAISWCKILENLHGGIVYDGGDRKELSRLEHLTIEGLPLLPFPAFEFPGSLKTLEIGYCTMQSLESLCDLSLLTELEISGCSMLESFPEMGLITPNLISLSIWKCENLRSLPDHMDCLVSLQEFSVYHCHSLVSFSKGGLPPNLIEFEIHYCENVTESMLDWGLHTLIFLKRLVIECTSPCTNMVSFPDDEGQLLPTSLTSLYILSFKGLKSISKGLNRLMSLEILMISDCPKLCFLPTEGFPATLGSLHIEFCPLLKKKCSRKNGRYWSMIAFIPCVIIQDVRFLQMKSG
- the LOC118047090 gene encoding putative disease resistance RPP13-like protein 1 isoform X1; amino-acid sequence: MNSCFPVHIAVLVLWSPSSDTAMAGPLYRLIQQKEEIKMAVVEVITSAILQPLFEKLASASFLKFASKKEKEIDSELKKWELRLLEIRAVLTDAEEKQITNQAVKLWLNNLRDLAYDVQDVLEEFENEAWSQTYRYKRRKSKLGKNLVPSCFSAGIGKMGWSKLEEITSRLQEIVAEKDLLDLSEWSLSRFNERLPTTSLMEEKPRVYGRGKDKEVLVELLMRGGEAANGSPFSVISIIGFGGVGKTTLVQLVYNDKSVEFDYKAWVCVSDDFDVLRITKTILSFDSSAAGCDLNLLQVQLKEKLSGKKFLIVLDDVWSENYEEWTALCSPFASGARGSKVIITTRNEGVSLMTGSIYAYALKELSDDDCLLLFAKHALDASNFDDYPDLKEIGEEIVKRCRGLPLAAKTLGGLLRGKRDSKEWKVVLNSKMWDLPEENSEILPALRLSYHHLPSHLKQCFAYCAIFPKDYEFDKNELVSLWMAEGFLQQPKEKKQMKDIGKEYFHDLLSRSFFQQSSANNVRYVMHDLISELAQFVSGEVCFHLGDKLEDSPSHAKVRHSSFTRHRYDISQRFEVFYEMKSLRTFLPLPIFSPSYNHLTSKVLHDLVPHLKRLAVLSLAGYCLVELPSSICALKHLRYLNLSYTEIEVLPESLCEVFRLQTLGLRGCKKLIKLPIGIDNLIDLQYLDISGTDSLQEMPPQIGNLTNLHTLPKFIMGKGLGIRELMKLSHLQGQLNITGLHNVVDVQDTELAILKEKRGLSELSLEWIHNVNGFQSEARELQLLNLLEPHQTLQKLSIMSYGGTTFPSWLGDHSFTNMVCLQLRGCHKITSLPSLGQLPLLRDLSIRGMDKVTTVGAEFLGVGSSVKAFPSLEGLIIEDMLNWKQWSWSNGLNQEEVGEFPNLRDLTIINCPMLAGKLPSHLPSVKKLSICYCPELVALPEILPCLCELIVEGCNEAILNHMSSMPSLTTLKVGSINGLVCLSSDFLQALVALQDLEIANCNDLMYLWQDGTDLHELASMKHLEIKKFEQLVSLVELEKFGDLEQLPSGLQFLGSLRNLKVDYCPKLVSFPGGLPYTLQRLEISRCDSLKSLPDGMVMTMNGCKSSQCLLEELLISWCPSLKSIPRGMLPITLKSLAISWCKILENLHGGIVYDGGDRKELSRLEHLTIEGLPLLPFPAFEFPGSLKTLEIGYCTMQSLESLCDLSLLTELEISGCSMLESFPEMGLITPNLISLSIWKCENLRSLPDHMDCLVSLQEFSVYHCHSLVSFSKGGLPPNLIEFEIHYCENVTESMLDWGLHTLIFLKRLVIECTSPCTNMVSFPDDEGQLLPTSLTSLYILSFKGLKSISKGLNRLMSLEILMISDCPKLCFLPTEGFPATLGSLHIEFCPLLKKKCSRKNGRYWSMIAFIPCVIIQDVRFLQMKSG